A segment of the Bufo bufo chromosome 5, aBufBuf1.1, whole genome shotgun sequence genome:
TCGAAACCTAAAAAATGTTGGGGTAGCCATGCAAGGACTCAAAAAAACTATTCCGCAGTGATGTGTGCAGGAATGGCATGTAACTGCTGGGGCGGTCACACCCGTTCCTACACACCTCACggctgaggccattgattgaaccattcttttttattttgacACCATTCTTGGTCCCCCCCCTAAAGTctcagacaaccccattaaacctGCAGTACCACCGCCAGCACAGTACGTGAAGTGGGGAGACGGTCATGGTTTCTGCGGAGGTATATACTATGTGTACATAGTCACTGTTGGTATTGTGCCAATCCTTTATAGATGCCCCTTGGACTGAAGCCAACATGCACCATGTGCAAAACCACCTCCTCGTCCATGTGGAAGAAAGGAAGCCAGGGAGAGATCCTCTGCAACAGCTGCACCGGGAAAGGCAGCTCCGGGGGTGGTAACTACACCGGCAGCACCGCGGCAAGCAGCACTGGCACAAGTTTTGCCAGTACTTCGACTGCCCAGCAGAGTAATGGAGGCAGCACCAAACAGGTAAGGGATGAGTGTCCTTCTCGTTGGTGTACGTTGCCAAAGTTTGTATTACGGGGGCTGTCCATgatcagaaaaacatggctgctgtctTCCATAAACAGTGCCACCGCTGCCCGTgtgctgtgtctggtattacagctgaGCTGCATTACCATACATAACCTGTGGATAATTGTGCCGCAGTTTTTGGGTGGCAATGACAGTGTTTGTTTAAACCTGTACAAGCCCtttatcatcccctttagattgccCAGCAGAGGGATAGGGTGAAGGGGCATCTGGGTACTTTTCACTAGGGGTATTCCTTTGTCGCTGAACTACTGGACATAATTGCACTCATTGCAGTAAAATTCTCATAATCCGGCATCCTTGGGACAGACTATCAGACAAAAACAACCatacacctatatgtatctactTACTGAGTGGCCCTCATCAGTGGGCCGGTGGCAGGCAACGGGTCTtcagtagagataagcaaatcgatTCATACGAGTTCGTGAGCAGCGAGTGGCCAGAAGTGTTTCGACGCGTGCACAGTTGCCGCTCCGTTACCAGCAGCAGACTCTGCAGCGGTGCAAGCACGAGATGTTCAGGGCTGGGCGGGATAttcggtcctgtcaatcaagcagcAGGGGGAGCCCCTTACCGCTCAAGAACCGTGATAAACgcattgattcactcatctcgaaTTCGTAGCCGGTCATAATGGCGTCATGTTTTTGTGCTGGATATATGGAATTTTACTGTAATTGTCACCTCAGACATCAATACTGTCCGTCCAGCAGCTGAGAAATAGCCAtccaaatgttaaaggggttctccggtacTGCAGTAGTGATGGCTTATCAGTAGGTTGATGGGGTCCAACTGTCAATCAGTTGATTGAAGGGACCTCTCTGTGGCCCCTTCATCGGTTGCTAGGCACAGCGCCATATTTTCAGTAGTGCATGATATTGCAGCTTcatccattcaaatgaatggggctgagctgtaatactgggcacagctgctgctgggtcCAGAGCTAAGGATAGGCCCTCAGTTTCGCAGTTctagaggacccctttaaaggggttctgcactagtTTCCCGACCTCTCAGACTAGCGGGACCTGCAttggtaatcatacttacctgatccccagcTCTGGGTCCCAGCTTGTTCGCTCCCCAACCCCAGCTGCTTGTCTTGGGTCCCTCCTTGTAAACTTCCGGTTTGACGCCGCTGTGGCcagtcactgttcgcagtgttgATCTCCTCCCGGGGTGTCATGTGATCATTTGACATGATGCAAGAAGAGCattggcctgtgattggctgcagtggagtcAACAGGAAGTTTACAACGCGGGACAAGCAGCGGAGGCCGCTGCTCGAACAAGCCGGGACCCAGTGACGGGAAACAAGTATAATCAGAAACGGGGGTCCCGCCAGTCTGAGCGGTCTGGAAATgcagtgcacaacccctttaacaagtatTCGTGGTGGCTCCCCTCTTTCCTCATCTCTCCTCTGCCCTCGATGCGGCTGCCAGACGTGGACTGAGCTCTGCAAACAGCCACGCAGACTGTGCAACACTCTTTCCATAGCTCCCCTTGAATGGATTGGGCGTTGTGGAAACGGCAAAGCACAGTCCGTCTGCTGCAAAAAGGCGAGGAGTGGGCCATCCCAGGAGGTTTATCAGTCATTCGGGGAGTCCGGATAGTTGTGTGTCCCATTTCTCCGCTCCTATGACTCTTGTGAACTCTTCTTCTAAAACTATAGTCCAAGCAGGAAATCCACAGGAGATCGGCCAGACTGAGGAACACGAAATACAAGTCTGCCCCAGCGGTTGAAAAGAAGGTTTCCACCAAGGGAAAAGGCAGGCGACATATATTTAAACTGAAAAACGTAAGTACATACAATATCTATCAGTCTTGTGTAGTATAGGAAGGCAGGAAAGCCCACGTCATGGCGGCCCTAACCTCTCCGTCTGCACTGCACTTCGCTCTGATAACTGTCCTGTTAGTGTAACCAGCTATGCTCCtatacctgtgatggctaacctccagcactccagctgtggtgaaactacaactcccaagatgcacacttgcttggctgttctcagaactccacatggagcatgctgggagtcgtagtttcaccacagctggagtgccggaggttagccatcactgacctatTGTTATCCCCTTGGAAGTAAATGGTAAAGTTTAATATTCAATGacggcaagcagagatcttgaaaaccgtGAACATTTGAGAAAGAATCTATATATTGGTATTGTTGATTCATGGTCCAGAAAGCAGTTTGTTGAAACCACAATCCCCTCTTTGCAGTAGCCAGTTCGGTGAAGCTGGCAATGACACGAGATTCTGACCGTTTAGGCGATCGGTTGATCTGCATTGATGGCTACTAGTCTTGTTGATGCCAGTAAGTGACCATACTGGTTTATACATGACAGTGCCTGTTATGGGTGACCACGgtcatttaaagggattatctcatGAAGACAGCCCCTGTCCATTTGTCCTATTTGAGCATGTGGACATTATATAAGGGCTGTTCCCATGCGGGACCCCCCTGTAGGAGCCAAAATGGAGAGTCAATGCCCTTCTGGCAGCCTCTAACCATCCACGTATCACAGTGACAGCAGCCATGTAATACTCTATTTCACCTCTAGTGGCCATTGTAGAGGAATTGCTTGGCTGTGGAGCGATCAGTGGATTACCCCGGAGGCTGCGTTATGATAGATCTATTCTAAAATTAATTGGCAGAAGTTTTTGGGATAcattttagtgatttttttttttcttttttctctttttgtttttgtAGCCTATTAAAGCTCCAGAATCTGTGTCTACAATAGTGACTTCTGATTCCATCTTCCACAAGGTAAGTCATTCTGTGCAGTAAGTGATAGTCACATAAAACAtattacactatatattgtatgtatggaCATGGTGGAAATCCACACAACCTGCTTATCTCCACTTCTTATACAGTTGCTGCAGTAAATCCCTTCCCTGCCCCAATccacaaaacctttttttttttttacattaccgGTTATTTTTTGGTCTTTATGTGAGCGCTATGTAAAGCCTTGCAGATGCAGGAACAGCaatctgccgctccgtccccatcctTCATAAAGTGATGGTAGATCTTAGCAATAAATCGTCACTTACAAGGTTGGAATACCCCGGCACAAGATATAAAGGGGTTTGTTCAATATATTTAAAAATCTTGGACAAGCCCTAAAAAGtcaagaaataaaagaaaaacctGTTATACTCCCCCTTTTCTCCAGCGCTGGTCCGATTCTCCTTCCATTCTTTGTGGTGGCGACTTCCCTGGATAAGTCATGTAACCTCCACAGCTCATCCCTGTCCGCAGTGGTTTACCGTTGAGGACAGTGATGGGCTGTAGCAGTTGGTAAAGTGCCTGGGTACGGGTCCTGACCGCTGAGGACCGTGTTTGACTGTAGGTGTCACGTACCTTCTCACTGTATTCCCATCTTGTAAGCAATGTCTTATTTTTAGGATCGGCCATCACTTTATGACGGTGAGGATCTGATcctgacaacccttttaaccactGATAGGGCCCCATCTATCTGTCCTGTGAATGGAGAGGCGGCCACATGAGGACACTCTCCATTTACTTCTGAGGCAGTTATGAAAATGGccaacttaaaggggtcgtctcacttcagtaagtggcatttatcatgtagagaaagttaatacaagccacttactaacgtATTGTTATCCATGTTGCTTCCTCGGCTGGCtggatgcactgctcgtttccatggttacagaccaccctgcaatccatcagcgctggtcgtgcttgcacagtataggaaaaagtgtcagcctctctggtggccgggaccgtgggagcgctcataggctggtgcttttttctatattgtccaagcacgaccatcactgatggattgcagggtggtctgtaaccatggagacgagcagtgtataatataatggaaaaatgaatctagccagcaaaggaggcaacatggataatcagaatacattagtaagtgccttgtattaaatgccacttactgacgtgagacaacccctttaagtgcacttgTGGATGTGTCATAAATATCCCACGTGGGAGCACCCCTTTAGGTAATGTAGCCCAGCTTTCCTATAGTACCTGGCTTGTCTTTGCTCCCTGCAGGGTCTGTATTATCAGACTGGGGATGTGATTTCGGTCGTGGATGATGATGACGGTAAAATATACTATGCCCAGATCAGGGGCTTTGTTCAGGATCAGTACTGTGAGAAGAGTGCAGCCCTGACATGGCTCATCCCTACAGCCTGCAGCCCAAAGGACCGCTTTGATCCAGCGACCTACATCGTCGGTAAGTGCCTGACCAAAGGAGTGTATTTAGACAAACATGCAAAGCAGTGGAAGTGTCTGCACTATACTCAGGGGGGCTTCTACTGCGCCCCCTAAACCTATTCATACtgtctgtcttaggcctcatgcacacgaccgttcccttttttgcggtccgcaaaccgcggatccgcaaaaaaacggaagccgcccgcgtgccttccgcaagttatggaacgggcggcccatggtagaaatgcctattcttgtccgcaaaacggacaagaataggacatgttatattttttttgcggggccgtggaacggagaaacagatacagacagcacacggagtgaagtgaatgggtccgcacccgagccgcaaaaactgcgtctcggatgcggacctgaacaacggtcgtgtgcatgaggccttatgccagagagagctgagctctgTACTTCTGTTTCCAGTAGCCCTTTAGAGAGACGGCGCACATGCTCGATGTTCCCCTCCATACTTTTTGGGGAACGGGACCCCCGTTTTCATGATTGTTGGGGTGTG
Coding sequences within it:
- the GATAD1 gene encoding GATA zinc finger domain-containing protein 1; translated protein: MPLGLKPTCTMCKTTSSSMWKKGSQGEILCNSCTGKGSSGGGNYTGSTAASSTGTSFASTSTAQQSNGGSTKQSKQEIHRRSARLRNTKYKSAPAVEKKVSTKGKGRRHIFKLKNPIKAPESVSTIVTSDSIFHKGLYYQTGDVISVVDDDDGKIYYAQIRGFVQDQYCEKSAALTWLIPTACSPKDRFDPATYIVGPDEDLPRKMDCLDFVCHAPSEYFKSRSSPFPTLPSRPERGYIWTHVGPTPAINIKDAVGNHL